The sequence below is a genomic window from Budorcas taxicolor isolate Tak-1 chromosome 4, Takin1.1, whole genome shotgun sequence.
GAGCGGTCTCCTCAGAGCTTTTGCAGAATGATACTCGTGGTGAGTGGGTCAGCAGGTAGAGAGGAATGAAGGCTTTGCCTTACACTTCAGGGCCAACCACCATGTGGGGTCTGTTTCCCTGCAACCCTCAGACTGGCTCTAGAAGAATCCAGATCTGATGCAATGCAGTTATCTCATTGACTGGGGCTGTCTCTCACTCAGATcttcagaaaatgaatgaaaaaagaaaaatcaaagcaagGTGTTGGAAGTGCAAAAGCCTCGGCTTGTCACTCCTGACCATAGGTTCTGGGCCCATAATTTAAATGTGTGATGTTGGTCAGGATGCTTAGACTCTCTGACTCAGTGTGGCTGTGAAATGTGAGCCATGACCATTATTTAGAGGGTCATAGCAGACAGGGCAGGAGATCTGACTGGGGCGTGGCTTTCACAGCTTGAAAATATTAAACTTCAAAGCAGGATGGGAGAGGGGAAAGGGATTTCTGCTTATTTCACAGGAAATCAACTCACTTCGAGACTTTGGTGTTCTTCTGTTGGGTTggttatttacttattcattctgaAGACACTTTGGGTTCAAGTGGGTGGTGGAAACCTGACAATTTCAGTGACAGTTACCTCCTAAGAGGTCTTCTTGTGATGCAGTTGCCCCTAACACTATGAAGGGGTGCAACACTCACTTGACCCCATAAAACTAAGGTGGGGGAAAGCAAAGCAAGACAATCACCATTTCCGAGGCACTCATTAGGGGACAAAGGATAAGCCAGTGAGTGGGAGAGATGTGACTCAGTCCCAAGGCTGTCTTACCCAGAATGTCTGCTCTTGCCTGATATACCCAGAGACTGTATGTCTCTCTAGTTATTTTTTCTCATAATAGTTGTCATTTTCTCTTACATATACAAAAGCACAGGAGGTGAGTGGGGCAGGTGTCATTATCTGCATTTTAGAGATATTTGACCTGAGAGGCACCACCACGCAGCCAGGGAAGGTGGTGGGCAGGCTGGTGGGGGCGGAAAGGACTTGGCAAGCTCCTGGGATCTGGGATGCCCCATGATGGAGGGTCTGGGGGCACCCATCTCCCTGAATTTCTGATCAGTACCTGCAGATATGTTTCCAGAGCTGTCCACACTTCCCAGTCGCACAGGGgggctcccttctccaggtgtgTTTTGATCCTATTCTCCCGTTCTGGAGGGCTCAGAGCGGGGTGGGCCTGAGCCCTGGGGATGCCCAAGACCGTCTCGTGCACGTACACCGACCACAGGTTGCAGGTGGCCTCGGTGGTGTGTGGGGGGAGCTCCCACTCCTCCCGCTGCTGGTTGTGGCCCAGCTCATGCACGGGGCCCCAGAGCCCGCGGCTTCTCATGCCCATCTCATCGATGAGCTCCGGCACTGACTCCAGGTGGCACATGATGGGGTAGCCCGAGTGCATCCAGCCTGGGAACGCAAAGGCAGAATGAGGCACGGGGCgggggtccacccaaacccatctcccttccttcctctccactgGGTAACTTTTCCTCACCATCCTGCCTGTACCCGCTAATTCCAGAATCTCCCTGCTGACTTAGAAAGCTGATGCCCCCATGACTTGGTCCAAAGagtgctcagcctccttcccaTACTTCCGCTCTGGAGTTACGCCTCCCACTTTCTCTGGCCCCAAAGAGTGTTAATTCTTTACACAGCCATTCCCACCCTAATTCAGTGCTTCCCTTCATGTGAGTTTCCTTTGCATGCCCGTCTGTAACATTAAGTCTTGTATCCGAATCTGAGATCCTTGAGGCTAGGCAGCGTTACTCCTTCTCTTGTAGAAACCACTGTTGTCCAAATTCAACAATGCTTTTTAACAATGAAAATCTTGCCCTTTGTTAAAAGATTACAAATATGGCCAAAGGAATTTTTTGAatcttttccccctttttaaagcaaaagatgtccttcttttctctgctgctgctgctgctaagtcacttaagtcgtgtccaactctgtgcaaccccatagatggcagcccaccaggctccccagtccctgggattctccaggcaagaacactagagtgggttgccatttcattctccaatggaggaaagtgaaagtgaaaagtgaagtgacgtcgctcagtcgtgtcctactcttagcgaccccatggactgcagcccaccaggctcctccatccatgggattttcccaggcaagagtactggagtgggtgccgttGCCTTTTCTCTAAACCACTAAATACTTAGTATAGATCTTTTTGCCCTCTCTTTTCATTGCAAATCTGAATTATGGTTGAAGGAGATATCTCAGAGGTATTAACCTCTCCTTGAAACAATCCTCACCAGCGTCTTGAAGTCCTAGTACCAGTTTTTCTGAGACTGTTCCATCCCTCTGTGAATTCTTACCCTGTAGGTGAACATGATTTACCTTTTTGCATGTAAACATCCTTTCATCTCCATGTCTTCAGTGTATTTTTCTCCCCTTACTTTACTGGTAAAATTATGCCTTACATATATTggatattttaaaaggcaaaataaaagtcAGCAGAAAGGAAGCAATAACAAAGATCAGgcagaaaataactaaaatagaGAGTCAAAAAACAGTGGAAAAGATCAATAAAGCCAAGAGCTGGTTTTTTGAAAGGACAGTCAACAAACTCTGGCCAGGCTCACAAGAAGAGCAAGTGGACCCAAGTAAACAAAGTaacaaatgaaagaggagaaataccacagagatacaaaaaatcctaagagaatactatgaacagttacatgccaacaaactggacaagaagaaatggacaagtttcttGGACCAGTTTCTAGAAACACACAGCCTGTGCAAACTgcgtcaagaagaaacagataatttgAACAGATCACTCACTCACTAGAAGTGAAACAGAATCGATATATAGAAAAATACCTCTGTACAAACAAGAAGTCCAggactggatggcttcactgaggAACTCTACCCAACAAACACAGTAGAATTTATACCGATCCTTCTCAAACTCCCAAAAGACCGAAGCGGACAGAATCCACCCAAAACCATTCTAGGAGGCTgtcatcactctgataccaaaaccagacaaggacactacagaaaggaaggaaggaagaatgaaagaaagaaaacaacaggccccaagaaatgcaaaatagtaaCGAAAAGGTGTCTACCCGCTAGGAGCATCCCTCTGGAGCACCTACCGGCTGAGATCTGCACATCAGCAACAATCCTCTCAGGACGGCGGAAAGGGAAGGACTGGGCCGCCAACCTGGCTATAGCCTCCATCATCTCGTCCCAGAGGCGGAGCAAGGGCTCCGGGTCCTCCAGGGCCCGGAGGTCTGCAGTCGGCACCGTCAAGATGATGTTGTCTGTCGCCAGCTCTCCCCAGGGAGCCGGGCTCTCCTGAATACAGCTCCTCCACGCCTCCAGTGATGTCTCACCTGGGAATAAACATCACGGAACCTGTCACCCACTTCCTCCACCTTCCTTGAGCTGACCAGGAGGAGGACACTGAAATAAGGGATGATTACCATGCACGTCTACGTGCTGCGCAGAGAAGGACAGGCCCCCAGACCCTCCCCTCTGTTCTGCCCTGAAGTCTCCATGGACACAGGGATTTCTCACTCCTGCCTCCACTGCCATTTCCAGcagtcccttctccttctgtcctccagCTCCTTGGCAACCAGCCCACAACTACACACCAGCCCccgctctcctcctcccctccatgTCCAGTCCACTCACCCAGCTTGTAATACGGGGCAGGCACAGCCTTcttgatggtgatggacatgggcCCCAGGTTACAGCCCGTGGGCACGATGACATAGAGAAGGCCGCCCCAGAGGTTGGAGACCGACTGTTCGGTTCTGTCCATGTAGCACTGGTGAGTCACCACAGGGGCTCGAGACAGCTTGCTGGCACTCATCAAGTCATCAGTGTGGCAGCCAATCTGTAACTGGAAAGGCGATTGCACCACGCGTGGGTGGAGCTGGTTCCCTGGGCTGTGGGGTGTGGGGTTGTGTGTGGGACTGTGTGATGGAAGGTTCTGAGAAAACTCCAGTTTCCCCTTTCTGTAAGTGGTGCATGCAAACCATGAGATGGCGGCACTCAAAAGTCATATGCACTGCAAAAAGTCATATGCACTGAACGGCACGTGGAATCGTATTTCTAGGGATTTAAACAGCTCTACAGTggactgacttccctggtagctccgtcagtaaagactctgcctgcagagcaggacacccaggttcgatccctgggttgggaagatcccctggagaaggaaatggcaagccactctaatattgttgcctggaaaatcccagggacagaggagcctggcaggctgtagtccatggggtcgcaaagagtcggatacgatttagcgactaaaccaccaccaccaccaccacagtggACCAGCATCAGGCAGATCAGACATAACCCTGAGGCTGATACTGACTAGCAGCTCCTGGTGCCTCTATTCCAGACCGAACCTGGGCTCCTacaccagggatcaagcccctgAGGTGGTTCTGATGCCAGAAATAAGGCAGAGGGAATCCTTGGCCGCCCTTCGTGCACAGACAGGAGGCCATCCAGACACAGTGGGACACGGGATGAGGGGTCATCCCGGCCTCCCTTCCTGCTCAGACAGATTGAGTGCCTCTCGCCTGGAGGCCTGGGACTGCTTTTCTTGGGGTTACTGCAAGTGAGCGTGAGAAGGGAGACTGACCCCCAAGAGACCTCAACCGTGGTAGGAAGTGACCCTCAGAACTGAGGCAGGAGCAATTTTAATTTGGCATCATGGTCTATTTTTGTGAGTGATGGGGTTGTGCACACCCTTTAGGGATGAAGGTAAAGATGTAAAACCCAGAAAGGCCATGCCGGGGAAATGCCTGTGGTTCAGAATATGTCCGGTGTCCTTTCCCCCACATTCCTGTCGGAAGCTGGAGGGCTGAGGGCTTGTCTTAGAGGACTGGGTCTGAAGTGAAGAGCTCTACACAAGCACTCAGTTGGGTCctcctctctgtgaccccatagactgcagcccaccaggctcctctgtgtccatgggatttttccaggccagactactgggagtgggtagccatttccttctccagggaggcaCTCCCATAGGCTCCCAGAAACTTAGCTGCTTCATCTGTAATGTGGGTGGGACGATGCCTTCCTGCACTCTGGTAGAAGAGCAGTGAGCTGGATGAGAATGAAGCATGAGGCAGTGGCGGGGGTCCGAGCCTTACTTTCAGGCCGGCGCAAGCTGCAGCTTCGCACAAGCAGACTTCTGTAAGTTGTCCGTTTGGGAGGTAAAGCCCTGTACTCATCCAAGTATCATCGCCTGGGTGACAAAAGGCACAGTCAGCAAAGGCTGAGTTCTTCCCCTGCTCGGTGCCTCGCAGCACCTCCCAGAGGTACAGCCCTTCCCTGCACACCTCAGTTCATCCATGCTTCCTGCCTGAAGCCCACCTAAGCCCAGAGCAGAACCCCACTCCCATCTCCTTGAAAGTGCGTGATGGCGAAAGGAACTGGCCCACCGAACCTTCGGGCCCTACAAGATCCCACAGAGCCCACGAGCCCCCTTCCTGTCCCCGGCCAGGCCCCTGGTGGCCTACTTGGGTTGCGTGCATCAATCTCCACAGTGTGCTCTGATGGGCACAGATTGGAGCCGCAGGACCAGGCTCCAAGCTCCTGTGCCAGCTTGGAGCAGTCAGTGCCAGAGCGTGCCAGCTCCGTGGCCAGGCAGAGCACCACCGCCTCACAGGAGTCACTGGCCACCGGATTCTCCGGGCTCACAGCCGGTAATCCCGAAAGACGCAGCTGCTTCCTCAGGAGCCGGTGCAGGGAGGCATAGGCAGGGACCCCCTCTGCGGGAATCTGGAGGAAGGCGGCTCCATCCACTCTCAGTTTTGACAGCCAGTTCTTCTCCAAGTTGCCACCCTCGAGGTTCAAGTTAGCCTGGAATTCAGACAGCGCCTTGCGGAAGTGGTAGTTCAGGCTGTCGGCGGAAGGGACCGGGAAACAGCCCGGGTCCAAGGTCCAAGGTAGGATGCTGAGGCCAAAGCTGTTCAGTATGACATTACCGGGGAAATCAGCCAATGTGGAGCGGCCAGGGTTCTGGGAGGCCCACCACCAGGCGTGGCCCCCAATCAGCAAGCCCCCGCCCTCGGCCACAAACTCCTGCAGCTGCTTAGCCTCCTTGTCGCTGTAAGCTGTACAGCAGTAGATGGACACGTCACTTGTCAGATGGGGCTCAAGACTGCATTCAAGACCACGCTCCACCAGCAGGGCGTGCAGTTTGTCTAGACTGGTGTTCACCCCAACTTTGCCTGTCTGGCCTTTGGCCAGCCAGCGCACAGCGTTGAGTAAAAAGGGTTCCAAACTGGGAGCAAAGAGCATGCCCTCATGGGCAGCCAGGACCACCCGGCCCTGGCCATAGCGGGCAGCTGCCAGGAAGCAGCGGAGAGAGGCATCTAAGCCCAGGGGGAAGGCCAGGGCCCCGTGCACCAGCAGCTGCGAGGGGAGTCCCCCTGTCCCGATGTCGAGCTCTGAGATCCCTTCCAGGAGCTGCTGCTGATCCTTCCTGAGGTCCTCCCCACATCTGGAAAAGGAACAAAGGGGCTGCACTCAGATGGGGAACCACTGAGACCAGCTCACTGAATACAGAAATCTGGAGGGGTACAGAGGTTACACAGTTCACACCAATTTTCTCACTCTCATTAATGACACTGGAGATTTGAGTCACTCATGTGACTcattttattgcagtggtctggaactgaactcaGAGTACCTCTGAGGTATGTTTATTATTgaacatagaaatgaatgaagttAAAAAGTACATCTATTCTTCAGAGTAACATTTCTGTAAAGAAGTCAGTATAGAACATCAAATCCCTCTCTCCACATGCTAGCTCTGATCTAGGAATGTGCTACAAGTAAACTCT
It includes:
- the TCAF2 gene encoding TRPM8 channel-associated factor 2 — protein: MATTPAAAFEALMDGVISWEVPEDPVPSELLLIGEAAFPVMVNDKGQVLIAASFYGRGRLVVVSHEGYLLDAGLAPFLLNAVRWLSPSPGAPVGVHPSLASLAHILEGSGAEAQVHPEPAEPLEVYCLSAYDDTVTAELIQFVKRGGGLLIGGQAWYWASQHGSDKVLSKFPGNQVTCVAGVYFTDTYGDKGCFKVPKKVPKIPLQVRCGEDLRKDQQQLLEGISELDIGTGGLPSQLLVHGALAFPLGLDASLRCFLAAARYGQGRVVLAAHEGMLFAPSLEPFLLNAVRWLAKGQTGKVGVNTSLDKLHALLVERGLECSLEPHLTSDVSIYCCTAYSDKEAKQLQEFVAEGGGLLIGGHAWWWASQNPGRSTLADFPGNVILNSFGLSILPWTLDPGCFPVPSADSLNYHFRKALSEFQANLNLEGGNLEKNWLSKLRVDGAAFLQIPAEGVPAYASLHRLLRKQLRLSGLPAVSPENPVASDSCEAVVLCLATELARSGTDCSKLAQELGAWSCGSNLCPSEHTVEIDARNPSDDTWMSTGLYLPNGQLTEVCLCEAAACAGLKLQIGCHTDDLMSASKLSRAPVVTHQCYMDRTEQSVSNLWGGLLYVIVPTGCNLGPMSITIKKAVPAPYYKLGETSLEAWRSCIQESPAPWGELATDNIILTVPTADLRALEDPEPLLRLWDEMMEAIARLAAQSFPFRRPERIVADVQISAGWMHSGYPIMCHLESVPELIDEMGMRSRGLWGPVHELGHNQQREEWELPPHTTEATCNLWSVYVHETVLGIPRAQAHPALSPPERENRIKTHLEKGAPLCDWEVWTALETYLQLQEAFGWEPFTQLFAEYQTLSHIPRDNPGKMNLWVRKFSEKVQKNLAPFFEAWGWPVEEEVASSLACLPEWEENPMRVYL